Genomic DNA from Leptospira venezuelensis:
GTGATTTCTTTATTTACGGTAAAAAAGCTTAGGTCTGTGTAATATTTACTGGTTGTGGAGTTATAATTTCCGGTTCCAAGATGCACATAACGCACTAGGTGTTCTTCTTCTCTTCTGACGATCAAAAGCATCTTGCTGTGGATCTTGAGTCCTACTACTCCGTATACTACGTGAACCCCTCTTTCTTCCAGTTTTTGGGCCCACTTAATATTTCGCTCTTCGTCGAATCTTGCTTTCAACTCTACAAGTACCGTGACCTGTTTTCCGTTTTCAGCAGCCTGTCCCAAGTATTGGATAATAGGAGAATCTCCACTTGTACGATACAAGGTCATCTTGATCCCTAAAACTTTTGGATCCTCGCTGGAAATCCTGAGTAGGTCTTCAATTGCGCCGAAAGATTGATAAGGGTGATGAAGAAGTCTGTCTTTCTTTTTGATCGCGTCAAATATTTTCTCGGGGGATTCGAACTTTAAAGTAGTCTTTTGTTGGAAGAAGGTGTATTTAAACTTAGAAGTATGCTCCAGTCCGTAAAAATACATTGTATCACTAATATTTAATATAGAAGATACGTCGAAAATTTCATGGTCCTGTAGTTCCATGAGTTCTTTAAGAGTGTTTCTTACGAAGGGAGAAGTTCCTTCGTATATATCCATCCTGACCGCGTCTCCCCAGATACGGTTCCGGATCTCTTTTTTCATAGTGATGAGTAAATCTTTTACGGAAGCTTCTTCATCTATGGAGATGTCTGCATCTCTTAGGATTCTGAAAGGATAAACTTCTTTTACTGTCATTCCGTAGAATAAGTCATCTACATGCAGTTTGATTATCTCTTCTAATGGGAAAAATCTTCTGGTCTTACCTTCTCCCTTGAGTTGTAAAAACCTTGGCAATACGGAAGGCACTTGAACTACGGCGAATAAATCTTTTTTTAATCCTGTTTTTTCATCGTCTGTAGTTAGAACAATCGCTAAGTTTAAGGATTTATTAAGTATATGAGGGAATGGGTGAGAAGGATCTATAGAAAGAGGCGTTAGAATTGGGGAAACATCTTCTTTGTAATAATGTTTAATATCTTCTATTTCATTTTTATTTAATTCATCCGGATTTAAGATGAGATGGATCCCATTCTCTTTCATCTGATCCAAAGTTTGGTTTAAAGTTTCGTACTGAACATTTACGAAACTTCTTACCTTATTGGATAGATCTGTTAAGATTTCCGAAGCCCTTTGGCCGTTCAGGCTTTTTTCGTCGTTACCTTCTGCTAGTAGGTTTCTCAAACCTGCAACGCGGACCATATAGAACTCGTCTAGGTTGGACTCAGTGATACATAAAAATTTAAGACGCTCCAGAAGAGGATTTTCAGGATCGTTCGCTTCTTCTAATACCCGTTTATTAAAATCCACCCAAGAAAGTTCCCGATCGAAAAAGATATCGGAGTTACCGATATGGATCGGTCCCTTGTTTCCATTTCCTCCACTTCCTAAGGTTTGGGTTTCGGGGGATTTTATCTTTTGGGCCACTAATTTAGTCCTACTTTCTTCTGGTTTAAAATGGACGGGTCGAGAGTCAAGTCTGCTTTCAGGAGGAAAGAAGCGGAAGATCCCCTCGATAACCGCTTCTTTCTGATTTTATTAGCCTATCAGTTTTCCTGTTTCTCTTCCATCTACCAGATAAGGATTTCGGACTTCTTTTGTTTTAGAGATCCAAACCTTTCCAGTTTTAGGGCAGTGGAAAGAGTAGAATTCGAACTTAGGTGCTATTTCCTTTACGGAAGAACATAACTCTGAGTATAAAAATTCTTGCTCTGTTCTTGAACCTGCCTTTTCCAATAATTCTGCAAAGGTTAAGGACTTAGCATATTTGATCCTTTCTTCAGCGGAACTTTCTTTGGCTCTACGGACCATTCCGGACAGTCCTTTAGGATTTGTTCTTTTGTCATCACTTGAAAGTAATTGCTCATGAAAGACTGCTAGTCTTTGGAATAATCTCAACTCAGAAGATTCTGCTGCTACCGGAGCAGAAACTGAAACCACAGATGCTGCGGCTATGTATGCGAAAACGTTGCGCATAAAATTCTCCTATATTATAAAAACTAAATATATTTGGAGAAGTTTCTAAATAATAAGTCGGATCGTGTATAGATTAGAGTCGAAGGCTGAAATATATAATGGTGATTCGGAATCAAAGACTGAACGTAATGATTCAGAATAAGAAGATAGCCCGAAACTTCTCCAATATTTTGAAGTCGCTTCCGTTTCTATCCTTTCAGATTCCTTTTCCAAAACAACTAAGTTGGAAAGAGAAGAATGAGAATATTCTAAATGAAAATTTTGTTTGGAATGTTTTGTCCCTGCAAATAATATTACAGTTTCGTTAGCGGATACTGCGAACGAAAAACAGAATACCAATAATCCTATAAAGGTCTGGACAAACATTTAAAATTTGACCTGAAATTCAATCGTTGGGTTTCTTTTTTATTTTTAATAAATAGAGATTACCTTTAGATTTTAATATGTATTGACCTATTTATATCATTGCTCAAAATTTCAGCATGATAGATCCAGAATACTGTGTCGCTTTGGCAGAATACAATCGTTGGCAAAACGAATCCTTATTGAATATTTCTGAAAATTTAAAACCAGGCGAATTGGAAGAAGATAAAAAACTATTCTTTGGTTCTATGGCAAAAACCTGGAATCATATCGTTATGATGGATCTTTCTTGGTTGGATAGGTTCCACTCTAGGCCGATCCAAAAATTGGATTTTCAAGAGATGCAATTTTCTAATCTGACAGAACTCAAAAAACTTAGAACCGAATTAGATTCGACGATTTCGGAATGGGTAAAAACTATTACCTCAGAGTGGCTTACACAAGATCTGAAGTTTTACAGTTACATGTACAAAAAGGAGATCACATTGCCGATCTGGCTTCTGATTACTCATTTTTTCAATCATCAAACTCATCATCGCAGCCAAATCTCTACAGCTTTATTGCAAAGCGGATTGGACTATGGAGTTACGGATATTCCTTGGAATCCTTTCTATCCAAAATTAAGATAATATATTCGGGAAAACAAATGAAACAATTACTAACGTTCTTTTTAACTTTCAGTTCCATTTTAGTTTGGAACTGTGCATCTGTGGAAAAAGTAGAACCTCGAAAGATTGAAAAGGTAATGAAAGTCCATGCAGGTGGAGGTCTTCGTCTGAGAATCGCTCCCAATATAGATGCCAAAAAAATAGATCTGGTTCCAGATGGTGATGTTGTGGAAACTTTCGGCGAGTCTGGAGAGATAGAGATCCAAGACGGTAAACAAGGTCGTTGGGTCAAAGTGAAGTGGAAGAAAAAAGAAGGATATGTATTTGGCGGTTTTTTAGAATTTATCAACGTCAAATAACTTTATACATTTTGAATATTCTCCTGATTTAAGGAAATCCTTTGAGAAGACTTAGAAACCAATTTATAGATATTATTTCATTCCAAAACGCGGCTGGATATTTTGCGGCGATTACATTCTTTGTGAGTTTATTCTCTTTATTAATCGATCCTAAGATCGGTCTTTTGACTCCTAATATGCTTGATGGGGGAAAATGGTGGAATGCAGGGCTATTTGTTTTTCACCTACTTTCTCCTGCTGAGATTCTTACAGGCACGGTTGGACCTTGGATCTTTCTTGTGATCTATACTTATTTTGTATTTTCTATCGGGAAAGCACTTGAAGAGGAAATAGGCTCTCTGAAGTTCAATCTGTTTCTATTTTCATTGATCTTCTTCATTACGATAGGCGGAGCCCTTTCTTTATATTATCCTTTATTCGTAGATACAAGGACTATAGGTTATTGCCTCTTACTGGCTTTAGCGATTCGAACACCAGACAAGGAACTTTCTATCATTCCAATTCGGATGAAATGGGTTGGAATCGGTTTGTTTGTATATTTAATTTTAGAGAGAACGGAAGAGGTGAGAGCATTCAACTCGATCCTACCTTGGGCTGGATTATTGTTTGGATTTTCCAATTTACTATTATTTTTCGGAAAAGATATTTTAGGCTCCAAGATCCGTGAACGTAAAACTTCTACTTGGAAAGCCAAACAATCTGAGATACGTACAATTCATAAATGTTATGTTTGTGGAGCCACTGAGGCTACAGATCCTCAATTGGAATTCCGCTATTGTGTAAATTGTGAAGATAAGGAATATTGTGAGAAACATCTTCATGATCATGTACACTCTTAAGAAAACTTAATTTTATCCCTTAAGCGCGGATTTTGTATTCTTTCTGACCTTGTAAATTGTTCAATTTTTTGAAACCGGATTGACTTTCTTTAGGTAAGATATGAAATTTTCCGGCACTTCGAAATTCCCTTAGGCCGAAAGGGGATTTTCTAGGAAAACCTTCCGTGAATTCGATCGTTTACTGGTTTGAAGAATTATTCACATCTCTTCCTTTGTCTTTTTTAGACATTTGGGGCAGGTTCGGCTTTATAGTCGGGATCTTTTTAATGATCTGCGCCTATGGAGGTTTTACTTTTTATCCTGGCGGTAAATTTGGTTTCGGTCGCCAAAAACAAAGTTGGGATACCCAGGCTTTTTTAAGCATTCCATTCACATTCGTTTTTATCTTTATTACAGGTTATATCGGTTCCTTTATCGTTCTGGTTCCAGGTGCACAGACTTTCGAGTCTCTAAAGGATCTAACAGTTTTTCTTTGTATTCTTTTGTTCGGATATCCCGCACTTCTTGCCGTACCTTTTGCTTATGGACTCTCGGATTTGATCGAGGGTGTTCCCCCCGATTTTTTATTCGATTGGCTATTGGGTTATTTTATCAATCCATCTTGCTTCTGGGTTGCTTACCAGTTGATCGGAAGGGATCCGGATTTCAAAAAATTGAAAACCTGGGGACTATATTCAATATTCGTAATTATCTTTATGAGTATAGAACCTCAACTTTGGGGATATATTTGTTCAGAACAATTTACTCGCGAAATCTCGTACCATAATATTACTCCTGCGCTATTCTTTACGACAGGGGTAACTTGGGTGGTTGCTCCTTTTGCGATGTTGCTTGTACTGCCTATTGCTAAAAAGTACGGATTATTTTGGGCGGAGATCCCTGGTCATACAAGAGAACTAATCTTAAGTTATAAAGAATGGTACTGGCAGGAAGAAAAATTCGGCAAGGATGGAATTCCTGTTGGTCAAGGACTTCCAATTCGGATGTTCTTGGTAACTCCATTCATTCTTTTAGTATTAATCATGGTAGCTGCTACTGCGTATCTGACTTTAAGAAGTTCAGAAGCAGCTTCTGGGAAACTTGCCTCCAGGTTACACCAAGAGATCTCAGAGAATATTAATCTCAGGCTGGATGATTATCTCGCTCGATCTGTTCAAAAAAAGCCGGAAGAGATTTCGCTTTTGTTGAAAAATACAAATATAGCCAGGCATGGCAGGGCTTTCATAGTAGATAGAGAAACTAGAATAATCGCCTCTTCAGATTTACGTTTTAGTAATATTGGCTCTGCCTCGGAGAGCGGGGACCCTGTAGTTCGAAACTCTATCTTGTCCGTTCTGAAGGATTATGGAGATCTATATTCAGTCAGAGCGGTATTTCAGTTCAGATTCGATGTAGTAAACGCAAAACCTGTTTCCAGAGAGACCTGGCTTACTCAGGTAACTCCGTACAAAGATAATGCGGGAGAATACGATTGG
This window encodes:
- the ppk1 gene encoding polyphosphate kinase 1, giving the protein MKSPETQTLGSGGNGNKGPIHIGNSDIFFDRELSWVDFNKRVLEEANDPENPLLERLKFLCITESNLDEFYMVRVAGLRNLLAEGNDEKSLNGQRASEILTDLSNKVRSFVNVQYETLNQTLDQMKENGIHLILNPDELNKNEIEDIKHYYKEDVSPILTPLSIDPSHPFPHILNKSLNLAIVLTTDDEKTGLKKDLFAVVQVPSVLPRFLQLKGEGKTRRFFPLEEIIKLHVDDLFYGMTVKEVYPFRILRDADISIDEEASVKDLLITMKKEIRNRIWGDAVRMDIYEGTSPFVRNTLKELMELQDHEIFDVSSILNISDTMYFYGLEHTSKFKYTFFQQKTTLKFESPEKIFDAIKKKDRLLHHPYQSFGAIEDLLRISSEDPKVLGIKMTLYRTSGDSPIIQYLGQAAENGKQVTVLVELKARFDEERNIKWAQKLEERGVHVVYGVVGLKIHSKMLLIVRREEEHLVRYVHLGTGNYNSTTSKYYTDLSFFTVNKEITEDVSTIFNTITSYAKMPFLNKLAASPHNLKTVFLALIEKETENAKAGKPARIIFKMNSLVDPHIILAMYNASRAGVIIELIIRGICCLKPGLPGISENITVISIVGRFLEHTRIYYFLSGGEESIFLASADCMPRNFERRIEVLFPILDAKNKDRIKKILDVQIRDNVKARLLSSDGIYRKRERVEGEKPVDSQIERMNFTE
- a CDS encoding SH3 domain-containing protein, whose product is MKQLLTFFLTFSSILVWNCASVEKVEPRKIEKVMKVHAGGGLRLRIAPNIDAKKIDLVPDGDVVETFGESGEIEIQDGKQGRWVKVKWKKKEGYVFGGFLEFINVK
- a CDS encoding DinB family protein, giving the protein MIDPEYCVALAEYNRWQNESLLNISENLKPGELEEDKKLFFGSMAKTWNHIVMMDLSWLDRFHSRPIQKLDFQEMQFSNLTELKKLRTELDSTISEWVKTITSEWLTQDLKFYSYMYKKEITLPIWLLITHFFNHQTHHRSQISTALLQSGLDYGVTDIPWNPFYPKLR
- a CDS encoding LIC13259/LIC11441 family protein, producing the protein MRNVFAYIAAASVVSVSAPVAAESSELRLFQRLAVFHEQLLSSDDKRTNPKGLSGMVRRAKESSAEERIKYAKSLTFAELLEKAGSRTEQEFLYSELCSSVKEIAPKFEFYSFHCPKTGKVWISKTKEVRNPYLVDGRETGKLIG